A genome region from Nycticebus coucang isolate mNycCou1 chromosome 4, mNycCou1.pri, whole genome shotgun sequence includes the following:
- the TP53I3 gene encoding quinone oxidoreductase PIG3, whose amino-acid sequence MLAVHFDKPGGPENLYVKEVPKPSPGKGEVLLKVVASALNRADLIQRQGQYPPPSGASSILGLEASGHVAELGPGCQGHWKIGDPAMALLPGGGQAQYVTVPEGLLMPIPEGLSLTQAAAIPEAWLTAFQLLHLLGNVQVGDSVLIHAGLSGVGAAAIQLTQMAGAIPLVTAGSQHKLQMAEKLGAAAGFNYKEEDFSEATLKFTKGAGVNLILDCIGGSYWEKNVNCLALDGRWILYGLMGGGDISGPLFSKLLFKRGSLITSLLRSRDKEYKQMLVKTFTEQILPHFSMEGPQRLWPVVDRVYPVTEIQEAHKYMETNKNVGKIVVELPQ is encoded by the exons ATGTTAGCCGTGCACTTTGACAAGCCGGGAGGACCGGAAAACCTCTACGTGAAAGAGGTACCGAAGCCGAGCCCGGGGAAGGGTGAAGTCCTCCTGAAGGTGGTGGCCAGCGCCCTGAACCGAGCGGACTTAATCCAG AGACAAGGCCAGTATCCCCCACCCTCAGGAGCAAGCAGCATTTTGGGACTAGAGGCATCTGGACATGTGGCAGAACTTGGGCCTGGCTGCCAGGGTCACTGGAAGATTGGGGACCCAGCCATGGCTCTGCTGCCAGGGGGTGGCCAGGCTCAGTATGTCACTGTCCCTGAAGGGCTTCTCATGCCTATCCCAGAGGGACTGTCCCTAACCCAGGCTGCAGCCATCCCAGAGGCCTGGCTCACTGCCTTCCAGCTGTTACATCTCTTGG GAAACGTGCAGGTTGGAGACTCCGTGCTAATCCATGCAGGATTGAGTGGTGTGGGTGCAGCTGCCATCCAGCTTACCCAGATGGCTGGAGCGATTCCTCTGGTCACAGCTGGCTCCCAGCACAAGCTTCAAATGGCAGAAAAGCTTGGAGCAGCTGCTGGATTCAATTACAAAGAAGAGGATTTTTCTGAAGCAACACTTAAATTCACCAAAG GTGCTGGAGTTAACCTTATTCTAGACTGCATAGGTGGATCCTACTGGGAGAAGAATGTCAACTGCCTGGCTCTTGATGGTCGCTGGATTCTCTATGGTCTGATGGGAGGAGGTGACATTAGTGGGCCCCTGTTTTCAAAGCTACTTTTTAAACGAGGAAGTCTGATCACCAGTTTGCTGAGATCTAGGGACAAAGAG TACAAGCAAATGCTGGTGAAAACGTTCACGGAGCAAATTCTGCCCCACTTCTCCATGGAGGGCCCCCAGCGTCTATGGCCAGTTGTAGACAGAGTCTACCCGGTGACCGAAATTCAAGAGGCTCATAAGTACATGGAGACTAACAAGAACGTGGGCAAAATCGTCGTGGAGCTGCCTCAGTGA